CTCACGATATACACCCGACAGCGCGGTAAAAAAAACAGACTTACCTACATTCGGATTACCTGCCAAGACGACCGTCCGCCCCCTATCGCGCGAACCATCGCGTGCCGCCCGCGACCATCTCCCCTTATCAGGCGGACTGCCGCTTCGCTCCTTGCCGAACAGACCGCCTCTCAGCGCCTTTTTCCACCATGGCAGACCGCCCCTCCTCATCGCCTGCCACCGCTTCTCGACACAGGCCATACGCGAATACGCTTCGCCAGCCTCTGCCCGACAGCGAACTCCTGCCCTCCGCGCGCGAGCACGACCGCCCCTGCCCATACATTCGCCGTACACGTCACGACTGCGCCTTCTGCCAAGCCCAGTCTGAGTGCCTGCACGCGCACATCCTTCTCCTCGATCACGCCCACGCGTACCGCCATTCCGCGTGTGACCTCATCAAGCGTCATACGAACACCGCCTTTTTCCATAGAATGGTTATCCATATACGCCGAAGCATCGTTTCATACCTGAAATCGTATAAAAAAACGGAAAAACCACAGGAAATTCGCGCACACACCATGACTTATTGCGATAAACATGATATAGTTATAAGATGGTGATTTTGTGTCGCCACCCAAATGCAAGAAGAATTGAGATGAGAAAAATATGAAAGAACTTCTGATGGGGAACGAAGCGATCGCGCTCGGAGCACTCGCCGCAGGTGTCAAAGTCGTCAGCGGGTATCCCGGTACGCCATCGACGGAAGTCCTTGAAACGATCGCCAAACGTCGCACAAGCGATGTATATGTAGAATGGTCTGTCAATGAAAAAACTGCCATGGAAGTCGCGGCAGGCGCGGCCGTCGCAGGCTCTCGTGCACTCGTCACGATGAAGCAAGTCGGCCTCAACGTAGCCTCCGACCCGCTCATGTGCATCAACTATGTCGGTATCAAAGGAGGCCTCGTCGTCCTCTGTGCCGACGACCCGGGCCCGATCTCGTCGCAGACGGAACAGGACACGCGCCATTTCGGCCGCTATGCCCGTATCCCCGTACTCGACCCTGCCACGCCCGAAGAAGCATATCAAATGATACAAGACGCATTCGAGCTTTCCGAAGCCATCGGCACGCCCGTTATCCTTCGTCCGACGACGCGCGTATGCCATGCGTGTGCGTCCATCGAAGCCGCACCGCCCGCTTCGCGCGAAGGTCAAGGCTTCACCAAAGACAGCCGTTGGTGCATCTTCCCGCGCCTGTCGTTCATGGCGAAACAAAAACTGTTCGCTCGTGAAACGGAGCTTGCCGAAAAGCTCTCCGCCTATCCGTATAACCGCATCGAAGGCACAGGCACAGTCGGTATCGTGACAGGCGGTGTCAGTGCGGCATACGTCAAAGATGCCATCGCAGACCTCGGTACAGACGTACGCGTACTCACCGTTGCCACGCCGTACCCGCTGCCCGAACCGCTCGCGGAAGAATTTCTCGCAGGCGTAGAACGCGTACTCGTTATCGAAGAACTCGACCCAGTCCTCGAGGACGCAATGCTCCTCCTCGCAGGCAAAAAACATATCAACATTGAAATATGCGGTAAACATACCGGTCACACCATCACCGCAGGTGAAAACAGCCACACGCTCGTGCGTACACAGATTGCGAACTTCCTCGGAATCGTTGCCCCTGCCGTACCTCAGCTTGCACAAGGCGCACCCGAGCTTCCCGTTCGTCCGCCGACACTCTGCGCAGGTTGTCCGCACCGCGCATCGTTCTACGCGGTCAAAGAAGCTATGGCAAAAAGACCTGCCGTATTCAGCGGTGACATCGGCTGCTATACGCTCGGCAACGCGGCACCCTTACACATGGTAGACACGTGCCTTTGCATGGGCGCGGCCATCTCCATGCCGCAGGGTATCGCACGCACAGGCCACGATGCCGTACACTTCGGCTTCGTCGGCGACTCCACGTTCTTCCACAGCGGTATCACGAACGTCATCAACGCCGTCTACAACAACATGGACGAAGTCGTCGTCATTCTCGACAACTCCACCACCGCCATGACAGGCCATCAGCCCCACCCGGGCATCGGCCGTACCATGATGGGTGATGTATCGGCAAAAATCTCGATCGAAAAAGTCCTCGAAGCAGTCGGCGTCACGAGCATCCGCATCGTAGACCCGCTCGACCTTCCGCGCGCAAAACAAGCTGTCCGCGAAGCATCGGAAGAAAAAGGCGTCCGTGTCATCATCTTCCGCTCGCCGTGCATCGCACTTTTCAAAGGCGAACACACGCGCCAGACCAACTACAACTGCATCGGCTGTCAAACGTGCATCAAAGAGATCGGCTGTCCCGCACTCTCGATGAAAAACGACCGCTGCGTCATCGACACATCGCTTTGCAACGGATGCGGACTGTGTCAGCACGTCTGCCCATGCCAAGCGATCGAGGAGGTAAAATAACATGAAAAACTGTCTTTTATGCGGTGTCGGCGGTCAGGGTACCGTCCTCGCCTCTCGACTGATCGCTCACTGCGCGATGCTTCAGGGAACATTCGCCCGCACCGCCGAAACCATCGGCATGGCACAGCGCGGTGGCTCTGTCGTCAGCCACGTTCGTCTCGGCGACGACGTACACAGCTCGCTCATCCCGCTCGGGCAGGCAGAGCTTCTCATCGCCTTTGAGCCGTGCGAAGCCGTACGCTGTCTGCCGTATCTGAAATCGGATGCCACCATCATCGTTGCTGCGCGCACGATCCAGCCCGTCACAGGTGCCTTGAGCGGCAAGACCTTTGACGCAGACGAAATGATAGACTACCTTCGCGCGCATGCCAAGACCGTCATCACCGTAGACGGCGACGCAATCGCAAACGAAGTCGGCTCACCGAAGGTCCTCAACGTCGCCCTTCTCGGCGCGGCATCGGCAACAGGCGTACTCGGCATCACGAGCGCGGAGATCGAATCGGCACTCGCCGAAAAGCTTCCGCCGAAAGTCCTCGCCATGAACCAAAAAGCACTTGCCCTCGGCGCCGAGTGCGTAAAGGAGTCCAACTGAAATGCAGATGAAACCCGAAACACTTTCCATCATC
The nucleotide sequence above comes from Selenomonadales bacterium. Encoded proteins:
- a CDS encoding indolepyruvate oxidoreductase subunit beta; this translates as MKNCLLCGVGGQGTVLASRLIAHCAMLQGTFARTAETIGMAQRGGSVVSHVRLGDDVHSSLIPLGQAELLIAFEPCEAVRCLPYLKSDATIIVAARTIQPVTGALSGKTFDADEMIDYLRAHAKTVITVDGDAIANEVGSPKVLNVALLGAASATGVLGITSAEIESALAEKLPPKVLAMNQKALALGAECVKESN
- a CDS encoding ferrous iron transport protein A, which translates into the protein MEKGGVRMTLDEVTRGMAVRVGVIEEKDVRVQALRLGLAEGAVVTCTANVWAGAVVLARGGQEFAVGQRLAKRIRVWPVSRSGGRR
- the iorA gene encoding indolepyruvate ferredoxin oxidoreductase subunit alpha; translation: MKELLMGNEAIALGALAAGVKVVSGYPGTPSTEVLETIAKRRTSDVYVEWSVNEKTAMEVAAGAAVAGSRALVTMKQVGLNVASDPLMCINYVGIKGGLVVLCADDPGPISSQTEQDTRHFGRYARIPVLDPATPEEAYQMIQDAFELSEAIGTPVILRPTTRVCHACASIEAAPPASREGQGFTKDSRWCIFPRLSFMAKQKLFARETELAEKLSAYPYNRIEGTGTVGIVTGGVSAAYVKDAIADLGTDVRVLTVATPYPLPEPLAEEFLAGVERVLVIEELDPVLEDAMLLLAGKKHINIEICGKHTGHTITAGENSHTLVRTQIANFLGIVAPAVPQLAQGAPELPVRPPTLCAGCPHRASFYAVKEAMAKRPAVFSGDIGCYTLGNAAPLHMVDTCLCMGAAISMPQGIARTGHDAVHFGFVGDSTFFHSGITNVINAVYNNMDEVVVILDNSTTAMTGHQPHPGIGRTMMGDVSAKISIEKVLEAVGVTSIRIVDPLDLPRAKQAVREASEEKGVRVIIFRSPCIALFKGEHTRQTNYNCIGCQTCIKEIGCPALSMKNDRCVIDTSLCNGCGLCQHVCPCQAIEEVK